A single region of the Arthrobacter sp. V1I7 genome encodes:
- a CDS encoding histidine phosphatase family protein: protein MNETTGRGRDLPGVTQLLLVRHGESQGNVAAALAHQAGAHVIQVPARDADVELSDTGREQALALGRLLAGFPAESRAVVWSSPYVRARQTAELAVTTGGWQTPVLIDERLRDRELGILDMLTSLGVEARLPEEAERRRWLGKFYYRPPGGESWADVALRLRSLLRDLDRRHPGQSVMLVCHDAVILLIRYVLEGLTERELLDIAATSTILNASVSRFVRPDGTGPWQLESFNMADHLMSEGVPVTQHSGDANVHPR from the coding sequence GTGAACGAGACCACTGGCCGGGGCCGTGACTTACCCGGCGTGACGCAACTGCTGCTGGTCCGCCACGGCGAAAGCCAAGGGAACGTCGCCGCGGCGCTGGCGCATCAGGCCGGTGCGCACGTCATCCAAGTGCCTGCCCGCGACGCCGACGTCGAGCTGTCCGACACCGGACGCGAGCAGGCGCTGGCCCTGGGCCGGCTGCTGGCTGGCTTCCCGGCTGAAAGCCGCGCCGTCGTCTGGTCCTCGCCTTATGTCCGGGCGCGGCAGACGGCGGAACTCGCCGTCACCACCGGCGGCTGGCAGACGCCGGTCCTGATTGATGAACGGCTCCGCGACCGCGAACTCGGCATCCTCGATATGCTCACCTCGCTCGGAGTGGAAGCGCGGCTTCCCGAGGAAGCAGAACGCCGGCGGTGGCTGGGCAAGTTCTACTACCGCCCGCCCGGGGGTGAGTCCTGGGCCGACGTCGCCCTGCGCCTGCGCTCCCTGCTCCGGGACCTGGACCGCCGGCACCCCGGGCAGAGCGTGATGCTGGTCTGCCACGACGCCGTGATCCTGCTGATCCGGTACGTCCTGGAAGGCCTGACGGAGCGCGAACTCCTGGACATCGCCGCCACCTCCACCATCCTCAATGCCTCGGTCAGCCGTTTTGTCCGACCGGATGGCACCGGCCCCTGGCAGCTGGAGAGTTTCAACATGGCCGACCACCTGATGAGCGAAGGGGTTCCGGTGACCCAACACTCAGGAGATGCCAATGTCCACCCCCGCTGA
- a CDS encoding YbhB/YbcL family Raf kinase inhibitor-like protein — protein MTSHDAPAFHVSSESFQDGQTLPPAQRSGKMRAGGQDESPQLSWSGAPAGTRSYAVTVFDPDAPGRGGFWHWAVLDLPADVTSLPAGAGAEGGRELPPGAQQLKNDAGFHGYVGAAPPPGHGPHRYVVTVHALDVEQSGLDNHTSPASLESKLSRHTLARATLTGIYERH, from the coding sequence ATGACAAGCCACGACGCCCCGGCATTCCACGTCAGCAGCGAATCGTTCCAGGACGGCCAGACCCTTCCGCCGGCGCAGCGCAGCGGCAAGATGCGCGCCGGCGGGCAGGATGAGTCCCCACAGCTGAGCTGGAGCGGCGCACCGGCCGGAACCCGAAGCTATGCCGTGACCGTGTTCGACCCGGATGCCCCCGGCCGTGGCGGGTTCTGGCACTGGGCCGTCCTGGACCTCCCGGCCGACGTTACGTCCCTGCCGGCCGGGGCGGGCGCAGAGGGCGGCCGGGAGCTCCCGCCGGGCGCCCAGCAGCTGAAGAACGACGCCGGCTTCCACGGCTACGTGGGAGCTGCGCCGCCGCCTGGCCACGGTCCGCACCGTTACGTCGTCACGGTCCATGCCCTTGACGTGGAGCAGTCCGGACTGGACAACCACACCTCCCCGGCAAGTCTCGAAAGCAAGCTCTCCCGCCACACCCTGGCCCGGGCCACCCTTACCGGAATCTACGAACGGCATTAG
- a CDS encoding DUF6766 family protein has product MTSTANHPRSASSGGTGGKWVKEHGLLLANIGLFVVFFGGMIISGAADYSEDQVVHGESAVSVLEYLGTGAFLEATFENWESEFLQMGMYVILTVFLFQKGSSESKPMGKEAPQDQDPRDAPVKASTPWPVRRGGWVLKLYEHSLSVMFLLLFLMSISLHAIGGTEGYSEEQQSHGQPPVTVLEYLATSRFWFESFQNWQSEFLAVAVLVGASVYLREKGSPESKPVAEPHYDTGA; this is encoded by the coding sequence ATGACAAGCACCGCAAACCATCCGCGCAGCGCATCCTCAGGAGGAACCGGGGGCAAGTGGGTGAAGGAACACGGTCTTCTGTTGGCCAACATCGGGCTCTTCGTCGTCTTCTTCGGCGGGATGATCATCAGCGGCGCCGCCGACTACAGCGAGGACCAGGTGGTCCACGGGGAATCAGCCGTTTCGGTGCTTGAATACCTCGGGACCGGGGCATTCCTGGAGGCGACCTTTGAGAACTGGGAGTCAGAGTTCCTGCAGATGGGCATGTACGTCATCCTGACGGTCTTCCTCTTCCAGAAGGGCTCCTCGGAATCGAAGCCGATGGGGAAAGAGGCCCCGCAGGACCAGGATCCGCGGGACGCACCCGTCAAGGCCAGCACACCGTGGCCGGTGCGGCGCGGCGGCTGGGTCCTCAAGCTCTATGAGCACTCCTTGTCGGTCATGTTCCTGCTGCTGTTCCTCATGTCCATTTCCCTCCATGCGATCGGCGGAACCGAGGGGTACAGCGAGGAGCAGCAAAGCCACGGCCAACCGCCGGTGACCGTGCTCGAGTACCTCGCGACGAGCAGGTTCTGGTTCGAATCCTTCCAGAACTGGCAGAGCGAATTCCTGGCCGTCGCCGTGCTGGTAGGCGCCTCGGTCTACCTCCGCGAGAAAGGCTCCCCGGAATCCAAGCCGGTGGCCGAACCGCACTATGACACCGGCGCCTGA
- a CDS encoding HAD family hydrolase has translation MRLVASDIDGTILGHDGKISERTVRAFYACRKAGVELVFVTGRPPRWLHPLQDQLGHTGTVICSNGAVVWDLEADRLVSARGLDLNAVFETRRIIQRIRPSALFAAETLTGFHLEPGFIENGSSELLAEFTPAPLQSTLTADDSVVKFLAVVKEGTADEFLAEVTPAVAHLAAATHSAPNIALLELSLPGVNKAVTLAEYAASLGIEAGDVVAFGDMPNDIEMLRWAGDGYAMASGHPEAIRAAGQQAPHFDDDGVAQILEAKLAALGVSLP, from the coding sequence ATGCGGCTGGTAGCAAGTGACATTGACGGAACGATCCTCGGCCACGACGGCAAAATCAGCGAACGCACAGTCCGTGCCTTCTACGCGTGCCGCAAAGCCGGGGTCGAACTTGTCTTCGTCACGGGACGCCCGCCGCGCTGGCTGCACCCGCTGCAGGACCAACTGGGCCACACCGGGACCGTCATCTGCTCCAACGGCGCCGTGGTCTGGGACCTGGAAGCTGACCGGCTGGTCTCGGCCCGCGGTCTGGACCTCAACGCCGTCTTCGAGACACGCCGCATCATCCAGCGAATCCGGCCCTCGGCACTGTTCGCCGCCGAAACCCTGACGGGGTTCCACCTGGAGCCGGGCTTCATCGAGAACGGCTCCAGCGAGCTGCTCGCCGAGTTCACCCCGGCGCCGCTGCAAAGCACGCTCACCGCGGACGATTCCGTGGTGAAGTTTCTCGCCGTCGTGAAGGAGGGCACCGCGGACGAGTTCCTCGCTGAAGTGACGCCCGCCGTCGCGCATTTGGCCGCGGCCACCCATTCCGCGCCGAACATCGCCCTCCTGGAATTGTCCCTTCCAGGCGTCAACAAGGCCGTCACGCTCGCCGAGTACGCTGCCTCCCTGGGCATCGAGGCCGGAGACGTGGTGGCATTCGGGGACATGCCCAACGACATCGAAATGCTCCGCTGGGCCGGGGACGGGTACGCCATGGCCAGCGGCCACCCGGAGGCTATCCGCGCGGCCGGCCAGCAGGCGCCCCACTTCGACGACGACGGCGTCGCGCAGATCCTCGAGGCCAAGCTCGCAGCCCTGGGCGTCAGCCTTCCCTGA
- a CDS encoding DUF6328 family protein, with amino-acid sequence MPDQEELPRDGRNESVDEKMDRNWMELLQELRVLQTGVQILAGFLLTLPFQSRFSTLDDFQVNLYLANVALAALTTAVILLPVSVHRRLFRLRLKATLVSSADRIAKVALAGIGLLSVGTSAMVFDVAAGRTAGLTAGAVLLAALLVLLVYVPNRLRQRAGEGK; translated from the coding sequence GTGCCTGATCAAGAAGAGTTGCCGAGGGACGGCAGAAACGAGTCCGTCGACGAAAAAATGGACCGCAACTGGATGGAACTCCTGCAGGAACTCCGGGTGTTGCAGACCGGGGTGCAGATCCTCGCGGGCTTCCTGCTGACCCTGCCGTTCCAGTCAAGGTTCAGCACGTTGGACGATTTCCAGGTCAACCTCTACCTGGCCAACGTGGCGCTGGCCGCACTCACCACGGCGGTGATCCTGCTGCCCGTGAGCGTGCACCGACGCCTGTTCCGCTTGCGCCTCAAGGCCACGCTCGTCTCCAGCGCCGACCGGATCGCGAAGGTGGCCCTGGCCGGCATCGGGCTCCTCAGCGTCGGTACCTCCGCGATGGTCTTCGACGTCGCGGCTGGACGGACGGCCGGGCTCACCGCCGGGGCGGTGCTGCTGGCGGCGCTGCTGGTCCTCCTGGTCTACGTGCCCAACAGGCTCCGCCAGCGGGCAGGCGAAGGAAAATGA
- a CDS encoding carbohydrate kinase, with protein sequence MLTVIGEGLVDVVQRSSGIQAHVGGSPLNVAVGLARLDHPVQFIGRYGKDAYGDAVAAHLRSSSVLLPVGPDEVPTSVATALIDDDGAASYTFDLAWELPGLADRLPFMLQGTTLLHTGSIATMLAPGAAEVLAAVEHAHPSVTISFDPNCRPSIITDVDYARRQTEKFVSLADVVKASDEDLEWLYPGEDPLDSARRWLSLGGSEGPALVVVTRGAEGPWGVNASGEAQFPAPSVNVADTVGAGDSFMAALLSGIVDLGLDGAQNRKDLRELSADSLRDLLARAAWAAAVTVSRAGANPPTRAELNRMELEAQAFLPADSGTTGAESANLPII encoded by the coding sequence ATGCTCACAGTAATTGGCGAGGGCCTTGTCGACGTGGTCCAGCGCTCCTCCGGTATTCAGGCCCACGTGGGCGGTAGCCCCCTCAATGTTGCGGTCGGTTTGGCCAGGCTCGACCACCCGGTGCAGTTCATCGGCCGCTATGGAAAGGACGCCTACGGCGACGCGGTGGCAGCGCATCTACGGTCCAGTTCCGTGCTGCTCCCGGTGGGACCGGACGAGGTCCCTACCAGCGTGGCCACTGCTCTGATCGACGACGACGGCGCCGCCAGCTACACCTTCGACCTCGCCTGGGAGCTGCCCGGCCTCGCCGACCGGCTGCCGTTCATGCTGCAGGGCACCACCCTGCTGCACACCGGCTCGATCGCCACCATGCTCGCCCCCGGCGCCGCGGAAGTGCTGGCCGCCGTGGAGCATGCCCATCCCTCCGTGACCATCAGCTTCGATCCGAACTGCCGCCCCAGCATCATCACCGACGTGGACTACGCCCGCCGGCAAACCGAAAAGTTCGTCTCGCTCGCGGACGTCGTCAAGGCCTCGGACGAGGACCTGGAATGGCTCTATCCCGGGGAGGACCCGCTGGATTCGGCCCGCCGCTGGCTGTCTCTGGGCGGTTCGGAAGGCCCCGCCCTGGTGGTGGTGACGCGCGGAGCTGAAGGACCTTGGGGTGTCAACGCGTCCGGGGAAGCCCAGTTCCCGGCCCCCTCGGTCAATGTGGCGGACACCGTGGGCGCCGGAGATTCCTTCATGGCCGCGCTGCTGTCCGGGATCGTGGATCTCGGCCTCGACGGGGCGCAGAACCGCAAGGACCTCCGGGAACTGTCCGCCGACAGCCTCCGGGACCTCCTGGCCCGCGCGGCGTGGGCAGCCGCCGTGACGGTCTCGCGCGCGGGCGCCAACCCGCCGACCCGCGCGGAACTGAACCGGATGGAGCTCGAAGCGCAGGCGTTCCTGCCTGCGGATTCGGGCACCACCGGCGCTGAAAGTGCCAATCTCCCCATCATTTGA
- a CDS encoding ADP/ATP-dependent (S)-NAD(P)H-hydrate dehydratase, with amino-acid sequence MSTPAEPVTPTLLRGWPLPGGGSGKDDRGSVLVIGGARMTPGAALLSGVAALRSGAGRLTLAVAESVAVQLAVALPEAGVLGLPETPSGSVAGSAAASALVGELDSADAVLVGPGLDDKDEAVALVRGMLAMAADVARPAIILDAYALGTLPDLEGELEPWADRLILTPNITEAGIMLGRDVNDLHRDVPELADKYQAVVSCQGVIVAPRRAGKADGAGSVGTGDQNGPGRGGHWEITTGHSGLGTSGSGDVLSGIIAGLRARGTTDAQAACWGTHLHAAAGDRLASRLGGLGYLARELTEELPPLMMELSS; translated from the coding sequence ATGTCCACCCCCGCTGAACCGGTCACTCCGACCCTGCTGAGGGGCTGGCCGCTGCCCGGCGGCGGGTCGGGCAAAGATGACCGCGGCTCCGTCCTGGTGATCGGCGGGGCCAGGATGACGCCCGGGGCGGCGCTGCTTTCCGGGGTCGCGGCGCTCCGTTCCGGTGCCGGCCGGCTCACCCTGGCCGTGGCCGAGTCCGTTGCGGTGCAGCTTGCAGTCGCGCTCCCCGAGGCCGGCGTGCTGGGCCTGCCGGAAACCCCGTCGGGATCCGTCGCCGGCTCGGCGGCGGCCTCCGCCCTCGTCGGAGAGCTGGATTCCGCAGATGCCGTCCTGGTGGGGCCGGGCCTCGACGACAAGGACGAGGCAGTGGCCCTGGTCCGCGGGATGCTCGCGATGGCGGCGGACGTGGCACGTCCGGCCATCATCCTCGACGCCTACGCCCTGGGCACCCTGCCCGACTTGGAGGGCGAGCTGGAACCGTGGGCGGACCGGCTGATCCTGACCCCGAATATAACTGAGGCCGGCATCATGCTCGGCCGGGACGTGAACGACCTGCACCGGGACGTGCCGGAACTCGCCGACAAATACCAAGCCGTGGTGAGCTGCCAGGGGGTCATCGTGGCCCCGCGCCGGGCCGGGAAAGCTGACGGAGCCGGCAGTGTCGGGACCGGTGACCAGAACGGGCCGGGGCGCGGCGGCCACTGGGAAATCACCACCGGGCACAGCGGGCTGGGCACTTCGGGTAGCGGGGACGTGCTCTCCGGGATCATTGCCGGTCTCCGGGCCCGTGGAACCACCGACGCCCAGGCCGCCTGCTGGGGCACGCATCTGCATGCCGCCGCCGGCGATCGGCTTGCCAGCCGGTTGGGTGGGCTGGGCTATCTCGCCCGCGAACTCACCGAAGAGCTCCCGCCGCTGATGATGGAGCTCTCCAGCTGA
- a CDS encoding glycerophosphodiester phosphodiesterase → MIASHPYFSVDGAADGPLALAHRGFSREGLENSMAAFGAAVDLGFRHLETDVHTTADGVLLLFHDEALDRITDGRGRISELSAATVARARIGGTEPIPLFEELITAFPDVRLNLDVKDWNSVATLAAAIERYGLHDRVLVASFSDRRRRAVLKQLSRPAAGSAGIVSTGLFVLLGPVLPAPLLRLVARRAFRGVQALQVPVRFGAVTVVTPGFVRRAHRHGLQVHVWTINEPAEMHRLLDLGVDGLVTDRADLLKHVLQERGTWRN, encoded by the coding sequence ATGATCGCGTCGCACCCGTACTTTTCCGTTGACGGGGCCGCCGACGGACCCCTCGCCCTGGCCCACCGCGGCTTCTCCCGGGAGGGCCTGGAAAACTCGATGGCCGCGTTCGGTGCCGCCGTCGACCTCGGCTTCCGGCACCTTGAGACCGACGTGCACACCACGGCCGACGGCGTGCTGCTGCTGTTCCACGATGAGGCCCTGGACCGGATCACGGATGGCCGGGGACGGATCTCGGAGCTGTCTGCGGCGACGGTCGCGCGCGCCCGGATTGGAGGCACGGAACCGATCCCGCTCTTCGAGGAGCTCATCACCGCGTTTCCGGACGTCCGGTTGAACCTCGATGTCAAGGACTGGAACTCGGTGGCCACCCTGGCTGCGGCGATCGAGCGGTACGGGCTGCATGACCGCGTGCTGGTTGCCAGTTTTTCGGACCGCCGGCGCCGGGCCGTGCTGAAGCAGCTCAGCCGTCCGGCGGCGGGCTCCGCCGGAATCGTCTCCACCGGCCTATTCGTCCTGCTGGGCCCGGTACTGCCCGCCCCGCTGCTGCGGCTCGTAGCGCGCAGGGCGTTCCGCGGCGTCCAAGCCCTGCAGGTGCCCGTCCGCTTCGGTGCCGTGACCGTGGTGACGCCGGGCTTTGTGAGGCGCGCCCACCGGCACGGCCTGCAGGTGCACGTCTGGACCATCAATGAGCCGGCCGAGATGCACCGGCTGCTGGACCTGGGTGTCGACGGGCTCGTCACGGACCGCGCCGACCTGCTCAAACACGTGCTCCAGGAGCGCGGCACATGGCGGAACTGA
- the nhaA gene encoding Na+/H+ antiporter NhaA, producing the protein MSHPPPPVPPRNTVFGRGSYAESLRIGEILRKETVGGALLVGAAVIALIWANSPASGSYFALRDFTIGYQPWHLDLSLGAWAADGLLAIFFFLVGLELKREFIAGDLREPSKSIVPVAAAFGGVVIPAVIYALVNLGSPGTLRGWAIPTATDIAFAVAVLAIIGSHLPSALRIFLLTLAVVDDLLAITIIAVFYSSDLQPVPLLLALIPLGLYTFLAQKYRLFFGVRAGAAWVILMPLGVMVWALVHASGIHATVAGVLLGFAIPVLRSKAGGGPEAGPGLAEVFEHRSRPISAGIAVPLFAFFSAGVSVGGWEGLGSALSSPVAVGIILALVLGKPLGILGTTWLLIKVTKARLDDSFKWIDVLGVAVLAGIGFTVSLLVAELSFGHGSGHDDHAKVGILTASLLAALLAAVVLRARNRHYRKAEEDEKIDSDRDGIPDIYQQDGAG; encoded by the coding sequence ATGAGCCATCCGCCTCCTCCCGTCCCGCCGCGCAACACCGTCTTCGGCCGGGGCAGCTATGCCGAATCGCTGCGGATCGGGGAAATCCTCCGCAAGGAAACAGTGGGCGGTGCCCTGCTTGTGGGGGCGGCCGTGATCGCCCTCATCTGGGCCAATTCGCCGGCGTCCGGCAGCTACTTTGCCCTCCGGGATTTCACTATCGGCTACCAGCCGTGGCATTTGGACCTGAGCCTGGGGGCCTGGGCCGCCGACGGGCTGCTCGCCATCTTCTTCTTCCTGGTCGGGCTCGAGCTTAAACGGGAATTCATCGCGGGGGACCTGCGCGAGCCCAGCAAGTCGATCGTTCCGGTGGCCGCCGCCTTTGGGGGTGTAGTCATTCCGGCAGTCATCTACGCCCTGGTCAATCTCGGCAGTCCCGGGACCCTGCGGGGCTGGGCCATCCCCACCGCCACCGACATCGCATTCGCCGTCGCGGTGCTGGCCATTATCGGATCGCACCTCCCGAGCGCCCTGCGAATTTTCCTGTTGACCCTCGCGGTGGTCGACGATCTGCTGGCCATCACCATCATCGCGGTCTTCTACTCCAGCGACCTGCAGCCGGTGCCGCTCCTGCTGGCCCTCATTCCGCTGGGTCTCTACACCTTCCTGGCGCAGAAGTACCGGCTCTTCTTCGGCGTCAGGGCCGGCGCCGCCTGGGTCATCCTGATGCCGTTGGGCGTGATGGTCTGGGCCCTCGTTCATGCCTCCGGCATCCACGCCACGGTGGCCGGCGTCCTGCTGGGCTTTGCCATCCCGGTCCTCCGCTCCAAGGCCGGCGGCGGCCCGGAGGCAGGGCCCGGGCTGGCCGAGGTCTTCGAACACCGTTCCCGTCCCATCTCCGCCGGCATCGCGGTGCCGCTCTTTGCCTTTTTCTCGGCCGGCGTCTCGGTGGGCGGCTGGGAGGGACTCGGTTCGGCCCTCAGCAGCCCGGTGGCCGTAGGCATCATCCTTGCCCTCGTGCTGGGTAAACCACTAGGCATCCTCGGCACCACCTGGCTGCTGATCAAGGTCACCAAGGCCCGCCTGGATGACTCGTTCAAGTGGATCGACGTCCTGGGCGTAGCGGTCCTGGCCGGCATCGGCTTCACGGTATCGCTGCTGGTCGCCGAACTGAGCTTCGGCCATGGCAGCGGCCACGACGACCATGCCAAGGTGGGGATCCTGACAGCCTCCCTGCTGGCCGCACTGCTGGCGGCGGTGGTGTTGCGGGCCCGGAACCGGCATTACCGCAAGGCCGAGGAGGACGAGAAAATAGATTCCGACCGCGATGGCATTCCGGATATCTACCAGCAGGACGGTGCGGGTTAG
- a CDS encoding MBL fold metallo-hydrolase, translated as MDVIVIETPQLGDRSYLVHDGTVALVIDPQRDTDRVEAAAREAGVTITHVAETHLHNDYLTGGFALAQAHGASYLVNAADPVKFERQPIGDGQSVRIGSFTVRAVATPGHTHTHLSFIVDDGVKQAVFSGGSLLYGSVGRTDLVSAADTIGLTHEQYASARRLAGEAAPDAALFPTHGFGSFCSSGPASGAGSSTIGEQLTVNHALTDPDEDHFVRELIANLTAYPSYYAHMAVANARGPGPAQLTVPESLDAVELTRRLNDGEWVVDLRRRIAFASSHLQGSVSFEYRDSFSTYLGWVMPWGEPLTLVGSREDVENAIRDLSRIGIDSPDAAVGADPGTLAPRAAVVSYPRVGWDRVPTESAGDDIVLDVRRADEYASSRIAGAVNIPLHELLMRLEEVPAGKLWVHCASGYRAGIAASLLHRAGRDVVLIDARFGDAAAAGIPVHTSGNSPV; from the coding sequence ATGGACGTCATCGTGATCGAGACCCCACAACTGGGGGACCGCAGCTACCTCGTCCATGACGGGACGGTGGCGCTGGTCATAGATCCGCAGCGGGACACGGACCGCGTCGAAGCCGCCGCTCGGGAGGCCGGGGTGACCATCACGCACGTGGCCGAAACCCATCTGCACAACGACTACCTCACCGGGGGCTTTGCCCTGGCGCAGGCGCATGGCGCGAGCTACCTCGTGAACGCCGCGGATCCGGTGAAGTTCGAGCGCCAGCCGATCGGGGACGGCCAGAGCGTCCGGATCGGTTCGTTCACGGTGAGGGCCGTCGCCACACCCGGCCACACCCACACGCACCTGTCCTTCATTGTCGACGACGGCGTCAAGCAGGCGGTCTTCTCCGGCGGCAGCCTGCTCTACGGTTCGGTGGGCCGGACGGACCTCGTCTCCGCCGCCGACACGATCGGCCTCACCCATGAGCAGTACGCCTCGGCGCGGCGCCTGGCCGGAGAGGCCGCACCCGACGCCGCGCTCTTTCCAACCCACGGCTTCGGCTCCTTCTGCTCTTCCGGCCCGGCCAGCGGGGCCGGATCCTCGACCATCGGCGAGCAGCTGACCGTTAACCACGCCCTCACGGACCCGGACGAGGACCACTTTGTCCGTGAACTCATCGCCAACCTCACGGCCTACCCGTCCTACTACGCTCACATGGCCGTGGCCAACGCCCGGGGCCCGGGGCCGGCGCAGCTGACCGTGCCGGAATCGCTCGACGCCGTGGAACTCACCCGGCGCCTCAACGACGGCGAATGGGTGGTGGACCTGCGACGCCGCATCGCCTTCGCCAGCAGCCACCTGCAGGGCAGCGTGAGCTTCGAATACCGCGACAGCTTCAGCACCTACCTCGGCTGGGTGATGCCGTGGGGCGAGCCGTTGACGCTGGTCGGATCCCGCGAGGATGTGGAGAACGCCATCCGCGACCTCTCCCGGATCGGCATCGACTCCCCGGACGCCGCCGTCGGCGCCGACCCGGGAACGCTGGCGCCCCGGGCCGCCGTCGTCTCCTATCCCCGCGTGGGCTGGGACCGGGTCCCTACGGAGAGCGCCGGCGATGACATCGTGCTCGACGTGCGCCGCGCGGACGAATATGCGTCGTCGCGGATAGCCGGGGCCGTCAACATCCCGCTGCATGAACTGCTGATGCGCCTGGAGGAAGTTCCCGCCGGAAAGCTCTGGGTCCACTGCGCGTCCGGGTACCGCGCCGGCATTGCCGCCAGCCTGCTGCACCGCGCCGGCAGGGACGTGGTCCTCATCGACGCCAGGTTCGGCGACGCCGCGGCCGCCGGGATCCCCGTGCACACGTCCGGCAACTCTCCGGTCTGA
- a CDS encoding DUF2795 domain-containing protein yields the protein MSDKPNPIQIQKFLAGVDYPADRSTLVSTAGKEGADSRVLDALKNIPDKEYDSPTAVSSAISDSDD from the coding sequence ATGAGCGATAAGCCAAACCCCATCCAGATTCAGAAGTTCCTCGCCGGCGTCGATTACCCCGCCGACCGCAGCACCCTCGTTTCGACAGCCGGAAAAGAGGGCGCGGACAGCCGTGTTTTGGACGCACTGAAAAATATTCCAGACAAGGAATACGACAGTCCCACGGCTGTGAGTTCGGCCATTTCGGACAGCGACGATTAG
- a CDS encoding CBS domain-containing protein: MSTVARDIMTGGVECVGEKETLEQAARKLKELNVGSMPICGEDKRLKGMLTDRDIVVKCLAEGGDPRTVTAGELGEGKPVTIGADDSIEEAIRTMQEHKVRRLPVIDGHDLVGILSQADIARNYPEERVGELVEFISY; this comes from the coding sequence ATGTCCACAGTTGCCAGAGACATCATGACAGGTGGCGTTGAGTGCGTCGGCGAGAAGGAAACCCTGGAGCAGGCCGCCCGGAAACTCAAGGAACTCAATGTCGGGTCTATGCCGATCTGCGGCGAAGACAAACGGCTCAAGGGAATGCTGACGGACCGGGACATCGTCGTCAAGTGCCTGGCCGAAGGGGGCGATCCCCGCACGGTAACGGCCGGCGAGCTCGGCGAGGGCAAGCCGGTAACCATAGGAGCGGACGACAGCATCGAAGAGGCTATCCGGACAATGCAGGAACACAAAGTCCGCCGGCTCCCCGTGATTGATGGCCATGACCTGGTCGGCATCCTCAGCCAGGCGGACATCGCCCGGAACTATCCGGAGGAGCGAGTCGGGGAGCTTGTGGAGTTCATTTCGTACTGA
- a CDS encoding glycerate kinase, with protein sequence MRILIAPDKFKGSLTAVEAAAAMAEGALRVYPDAETVQFPIADGGEGTLEAAVAAGYEERLNAVVGPILAPVGAAWAIRNDAFGGATAIIETAQASGLADMEPTPANALRAHSYGCGQLIAAALDAGATEIVLGLGGSAMSDAGSGALRALGLKPLDAAGNVVPLGGGSLADVASVDVSGLDPRLTAVTFRIAVDVQNPLFGEDGAAHVFGPQKGADEDAVALLDAGLRNWASVLRQCTGRDVNVPGAGAAGGFPASFLAFGKARLEGGFELVAGLTGLAGKLAEADLVITGEGSLDSQSLTGKAPIALADAARELGIPVIVVAGRILVTPEDLAGHGVVAAAQLLDLAGSPADAVANAAKYLVWATSRVLEGA encoded by the coding sequence ATGCGCATCCTCATCGCCCCGGACAAATTCAAAGGTTCGCTCACGGCCGTCGAAGCCGCCGCCGCCATGGCCGAAGGCGCCTTGCGGGTCTACCCCGACGCCGAGACCGTCCAGTTTCCGATCGCCGACGGCGGCGAAGGAACCCTCGAGGCAGCCGTCGCGGCCGGGTACGAGGAGCGGCTCAACGCCGTCGTCGGGCCCATCCTGGCCCCGGTCGGTGCCGCCTGGGCGATCCGCAACGATGCCTTCGGCGGCGCGACCGCCATCATCGAAACGGCACAGGCGTCCGGCTTGGCGGACATGGAGCCGACCCCGGCCAACGCCCTGCGCGCCCACAGCTACGGCTGCGGACAGCTGATTGCCGCCGCCCTGGACGCCGGCGCCACCGAGATCGTGCTCGGCCTGGGCGGCTCGGCGATGAGCGACGCCGGCAGCGGAGCGCTCCGGGCCCTGGGCCTGAAGCCGCTGGATGCCGCCGGCAACGTTGTGCCGCTGGGCGGCGGATCGCTGGCGGACGTGGCATCTGTGGATGTCAGCGGACTCGATCCCCGGCTGACTGCGGTGACCTTCCGGATCGCCGTCGACGTGCAGAATCCACTGTTCGGGGAAGACGGGGCGGCGCACGTCTTCGGTCCGCAGAAGGGCGCTGACGAGGACGCCGTGGCGCTGCTCGACGCAGGCCTCCGCAACTGGGCCTCGGTGTTGCGCCAGTGCACCGGCCGGGACGTCAACGTCCCCGGGGCCGGAGCTGCGGGCGGATTCCCGGCGTCGTTCCTGGCCTTCGGCAAGGCACGGCTGGAAGGCGGCTTCGAGCTGGTGGCGGGCCTCACCGGCCTCGCCGGAAAACTCGCCGAGGCCGACCTGGTGATCACGGGGGAGGGATCGCTGGATTCGCAGTCGCTCACCGGGAAGGCACCGATTGCGCTAGCCGATGCCGCCCGCGAGCTCGGCATTCCGGTGATCGTGGTGGCAGGACGCATCCTGGTCACGCCGGAGGACCTCGCCGGGCATGGGGTGGTGGCCGCCGCCCAGCTGCTGGACCTCGCGGGAAGCCCGGCCGACGCCGTCGCGAACGCCGCGAAGTACCTCGTCTGGGCCACCAGCCGGGTCCTGGAAGGGGCCTGA